Proteins from one Pseudomonas bijieensis genomic window:
- a CDS encoding DUF1329 domain-containing protein produces MKITKNLLQVGVLGLSLLAASVMAAVPAAEADKLGKSLTPMGAEMAGNADGSISAWKPMAKNAGAVDSKGFLADPFPTEKPLFTITAQNVEQYKAKLAPGQYAMFKRYPETFKMPVYPTHRGATVPDEVFASIKKNAVNTKLVSGGNGLENFETAVPFPIPQSGVEVIWNHITRYRGGSVTRLVTQATPQPNGSYSLVYFRDQFVFRDKMKDFDPANPGNILFYFKQQVTAPARLAGGVLLVHETLDQVKEPRSAWVYNAGQRRVRRAPQVSYDGPGTAADGLRTSDNLDMYNGAPDRYDWKLEGKKELYIAANSYRIDSPQLKYADIIKAGHINQDLTRYELRRVWHVTATLKEGQRHIYAKRDFYIDEDTWQAAVIDHYDGRGQLWRVAEAHAENYYDKQVPWYALETLYDLQSGRYLALGMKNEEKSAYDFGFTATTADFTPNALRQDGIR; encoded by the coding sequence ATGAAAATAACAAAGAATCTGTTGCAGGTCGGTGTTCTGGGGCTATCCCTGCTGGCCGCCAGCGTCATGGCGGCAGTACCCGCCGCCGAGGCCGACAAACTGGGCAAGAGCCTGACGCCGATGGGCGCCGAGATGGCCGGCAATGCCGACGGCTCGATCTCGGCCTGGAAACCCATGGCCAAGAATGCCGGTGCCGTGGACAGCAAGGGCTTCCTCGCCGATCCATTCCCGACGGAAAAACCGCTGTTCACCATCACGGCGCAGAACGTCGAGCAGTACAAGGCCAAACTCGCCCCGGGCCAGTACGCGATGTTCAAGCGCTACCCGGAAACCTTCAAGATGCCGGTCTACCCGACCCATCGCGGCGCCACCGTGCCGGACGAGGTGTTCGCCTCCATCAAGAAAAACGCGGTCAACACCAAGCTGGTGTCCGGCGGCAACGGCCTGGAAAACTTCGAGACGGCCGTGCCGTTCCCGATTCCCCAGAGTGGCGTGGAAGTCATCTGGAACCACATCACCCGCTATCGTGGCGGCAGCGTGACACGCCTGGTCACCCAGGCCACCCCGCAGCCCAACGGTTCGTACAGCCTGGTGTACTTCCGCGACCAATTCGTGTTCCGCGACAAGATGAAGGATTTCGATCCGGCCAACCCTGGCAACATCCTGTTCTACTTCAAGCAACAAGTGACCGCACCGGCACGCCTGGCCGGTGGCGTGCTGCTGGTGCACGAAACCCTCGACCAAGTGAAGGAGCCGCGTTCGGCGTGGGTCTACAACGCTGGCCAGCGCCGTGTGCGCCGTGCCCCGCAAGTGTCCTATGACGGCCCGGGCACGGCGGCCGACGGCCTGCGTACCTCCGACAACCTGGACATGTACAACGGTGCGCCAGACCGCTACGACTGGAAGCTGGAAGGCAAGAAAGAGCTGTACATCGCTGCCAACAGCTACAGGATCGATTCGCCACAACTCAAGTACGCCGACATCATCAAGGCCGGCCACATCAACCAGGACCTGACCCGCTACGAGCTGCGTCGTGTCTGGCATGTGACCGCGACCCTGAAGGAAGGCCAGCGCCACATCTACGCCAAGCGTGACTTCTACATCGACGAAGACACCTGGCAAGCCGCGGTGATCGACCACTACGACGGCCGTGGCCAACTGTGGCGCGTGGCCGAGGCCCATGCCGAGAACTACTACGACAAGCAAGTGCCGTGGTACGCCCTGGAAACCCTCTACGACCTGCAGTCCGGCCGCTACCTGGCACTGGGCATGAAGAACGAAGAGAAATCGGCCTACGACTTCGGCTTCACCGCTACCACTGCCGACTTCACTCCGAACGCATTGCGCCAGGACGGCATCCGCTAA
- a CDS encoding DUF1302 domain-containing protein, which translates to MTSATTFWRRAKLPLAVSLASSLAGPAFGVSFNIGEIEGQFDSSLSVGASWSTANANKDLIGVNNGGKGLSQTSDDGHLNFKRGETFSKIFKGIHDLELKYGDTGVFVRGKYWYDFELKDEHRLYKDISDSNRKEGAKSSGGQILDAFVYHNYAIADQPGSVRLGKQVVSWGESTFIQGGINSINPVDVSAFRRPGAEIKEGLIPVNMFYVSQSLTDNLSAEAFYQIEWDQTVVDNCGTFFSQPDVIADGCTDNLRVLSKRSTLPAAALGPAAALGVDVNEEGVLVRRGPDRDARDSGQWGASLKYMFEPLDTEFGAYFMNYHSRAPIFSATGASQSVYNIAAGLPPPFAGLAPLLVAGNSQYFVEYPEDIRLYGLSFSTTLPTGTAWSGELSYRPNAPVQLSTTDILFAGVRPLGGPTLGNASLLTGVPGQDLHGYRRKEITQFQTTFTHFLDQVMGASRLTLVGEVGVTHVGGLESKSDLRYGRDPVFGPGQLPAGACDRLNGATATGGGQTINDVNSNCNNDGFTTSTSWGYRARAIWEYPDVFAGVNLKPNVAWSHDVKGYSPGPGGNFEEGRKAVSLGLDAEYQNTYNASLAYTNFFGGDFSTVDDRDFLALSVGVTF; encoded by the coding sequence ATGACCTCAGCAACCACGTTCTGGCGCCGGGCAAAACTGCCTCTGGCGGTCAGTCTCGCCTCTTCGCTCGCCGGGCCAGCATTCGGCGTCAGTTTCAACATCGGTGAAATCGAGGGCCAGTTCGACTCGTCCCTGTCGGTCGGCGCGAGCTGGTCCACGGCCAACGCCAACAAGGACCTGATCGGTGTCAACAATGGTGGCAAGGGCCTGTCGCAGACCTCCGACGACGGTCACTTGAACTTCAAGCGAGGGGAAACCTTCTCGAAGATCTTCAAGGGCATCCATGACCTGGAGCTGAAATACGGCGATACCGGCGTGTTCGTGCGCGGCAAGTACTGGTACGACTTCGAACTCAAGGACGAACACCGCCTGTACAAGGACATCAGCGACAGCAACCGCAAGGAAGGCGCCAAGTCCTCCGGCGGGCAGATCCTCGACGCATTCGTCTACCACAACTACGCCATTGCCGATCAGCCGGGTTCGGTCCGCCTGGGCAAGCAAGTGGTCAGCTGGGGTGAAAGTACCTTCATCCAGGGCGGCATCAACTCCATCAACCCGGTCGACGTGTCCGCGTTCCGTCGCCCTGGTGCCGAGATCAAGGAAGGCCTGATCCCGGTCAACATGTTCTACGTTTCCCAGAGCCTGACCGACAACCTGTCGGCCGAGGCGTTCTACCAGATTGAATGGGACCAGACCGTGGTGGATAACTGCGGTACGTTCTTCTCCCAGCCGGATGTGATTGCCGATGGGTGTACCGATAACCTGCGGGTGCTGAGCAAGCGTTCCACGCTCCCAGCCGCCGCGTTGGGCCCAGCGGCCGCACTGGGTGTCGACGTCAACGAAGAAGGCGTACTGGTACGCCGCGGGCCGGATCGCGACGCCCGTGACAGTGGTCAGTGGGGTGCTTCGTTGAAGTACATGTTCGAGCCGCTGGACACCGAGTTCGGTGCCTACTTCATGAACTACCACAGTCGTGCGCCGATTTTCAGTGCCACGGGTGCCTCGCAGTCGGTCTACAACATAGCTGCAGGATTGCCCCCTCCGTTTGCCGGACTGGCGCCTCTGCTGGTTGCAGGCAACTCGCAATATTTCGTCGAATATCCGGAAGACATTCGCCTCTACGGCCTGAGCTTCTCCACGACGCTGCCTACCGGTACGGCGTGGAGCGGTGAATTGAGCTATCGCCCAAATGCACCGGTGCAATTGAGCACCACTGATATTCTGTTCGCCGGCGTTCGCCCGCTCGGTGGTCCTACGTTGGGCAATGCTTCGCTGCTTACGGGTGTGCCAGGCCAGGATCTGCATGGTTATCGCCGCAAGGAAATCACTCAGTTCCAGACCACCTTCACTCACTTCTTGGATCAGGTCATGGGCGCCAGTCGCCTCACACTGGTAGGTGAAGTCGGCGTTACTCATGTTGGAGGCTTGGAAAGCAAGTCGGACCTTCGCTACGGTCGTGACCCTGTCTTTGGCCCGGGTCAACTGCCCGCCGGAGCCTGTGACAGGCTCAACGGCGCTACCGCCACAGGTGGCGGCCAGACCATCAACGACGTGAACAGCAACTGCAACAACGACGGCTTCACCACCTCCACGTCCTGGGGCTACCGCGCTCGCGCCATCTGGGAATACCCGGACGTCTTCGCCGGTGTGAACCTCAAGCCCAACGTGGCCTGGTCCCATGACGTCAAGGGTTACTCGCCAGGCCCTGGCGGCAACTTCGAAGAAGGCCGCAAAGCCGTCAGCCTCGGGCTGGATGCCGAGTACCAGAACACCTACAACGCCAGCCTGGCCTACACCAACTTCTTTGGTGGCGACTTCAGTACCGTGGACGATCGTGACTTCCTGGCGCTCAGCGTCGGCGTGACCTTCTAA
- a CDS encoding fatty acid--CoA ligase, translated as MLQTRVIPPAEGAYQYPLLIKRLLMSGTRYEKTREIIYRDQLRYSYPTLIERVARLANVLTEAGVKAGDTVAVMDWDSHRYLECMFAIPMIGAVIHTINVRLSPEQIVYTMNHAEDRFVLVNSEFVGLYQAIAGHLTTVDKTLLLTDLPEKTADLPNLVGEYEQLLAAAAPTYDFQDFDENSVATTFYTTGTTGNPKGVYFTHRQLVLHTMGVATIMGSIDSVRLLGTNDVYMPITPMFHVHAWGLPYVATMLGLKQVYPGRYDPEFLVQLWRKEKVTFSHCVPTILQMVLNAKGAQDTDFGGWKIVIGGSALNRSLYEAAKARGIQLTAAYGMSETGPLVSCAHLNDELMAGSEDERTTYRIKAGVPGPLVEAAIVDTEGRFLPADGETQGELVLRAPWLTEGYFNEPQKGAELWAGGWLHTGDVATLDNMGFIDIRDRIKDVIKTGGEWISSLDLEDLISRHVAVREVAVVGIPDPQWGERPFALLVIREGHEIGARELKEHLKPFVELGHLSKWAIPSQIALVTEIPKTSVGKLDKKRIRVDITEWQSNNSTFLSTL; from the coding sequence ATGTTGCAGACTCGCGTTATTCCTCCAGCCGAAGGCGCCTATCAATACCCGCTGCTGATCAAGCGGCTGCTGATGTCCGGCACGCGTTACGAGAAAACCCGCGAGATCATCTACCGCGACCAGTTGCGCTACAGCTACCCGACGCTGATCGAACGGGTCGCGCGCCTGGCCAACGTGTTGACCGAGGCGGGGGTCAAGGCCGGTGATACCGTGGCGGTGATGGACTGGGACAGCCATCGCTACCTGGAGTGCATGTTCGCGATCCCGATGATCGGCGCGGTGATCCACACCATCAATGTGCGCCTGTCACCGGAGCAGATCGTCTACACCATGAACCACGCCGAGGACCGCTTCGTGCTGGTCAACAGCGAGTTCGTCGGCTTGTACCAGGCGATTGCCGGGCACCTGACCACGGTGGACAAGACCCTGCTGCTGACCGACCTGCCGGAAAAAACCGCTGACCTGCCGAACCTGGTGGGTGAATACGAGCAACTGCTGGCCGCCGCCGCCCCCACCTACGACTTCCAGGATTTCGACGAAAACTCCGTCGCCACCACGTTCTACACCACCGGCACCACGGGCAACCCCAAGGGCGTGTATTTCACCCATCGGCAACTGGTGCTGCACACCATGGGCGTGGCGACCATCATGGGCTCCATCGACAGTGTGCGGCTGCTGGGCACCAACGACGTGTACATGCCCATTACGCCGATGTTCCATGTCCATGCCTGGGGTCTGCCGTACGTGGCGACCATGCTCGGGCTCAAGCAGGTTTACCCGGGTCGCTACGACCCCGAATTCCTGGTCCAGCTGTGGCGCAAGGAAAAGGTCACCTTTTCCCATTGCGTGCCGACCATCCTGCAGATGGTCCTCAATGCCAAGGGCGCCCAGGACACCGATTTCGGCGGTTGGAAAATCGTCATTGGTGGCAGCGCGCTGAACCGCAGCCTGTACGAAGCGGCCAAGGCCCGGGGCATCCAGCTCACCGCCGCCTATGGCATGTCGGAAACCGGCCCGCTGGTGTCCTGCGCCCACCTCAACGACGAGTTGATGGCCGGCAGCGAGGACGAACGCACCACCTACCGGATCAAGGCCGGCGTGCCGGGGCCATTGGTGGAAGCGGCGATCGTCGACACCGAGGGCCGCTTCCTGCCGGCCGACGGCGAGACCCAGGGCGAACTGGTGCTGCGCGCGCCGTGGCTCACCGAGGGTTACTTCAACGAGCCGCAGAAGGGCGCCGAGCTCTGGGCCGGCGGCTGGCTGCACACCGGTGACGTCGCCACCCTGGACAACATGGGCTTCATCGACATCCGTGACCGCATCAAGGACGTGATCAAGACCGGTGGCGAATGGATCTCCTCCCTGGACCTGGAGGACCTCATCAGCCGTCACGTGGCGGTACGCGAAGTAGCAGTGGTCGGCATCCCCGATCCGCAGTGGGGCGAGCGGCCGTTTGCCTTGCTGGTGATTCGCGAAGGGCATGAGATCGGGGCTCGTGAGCTCAAGGAACACCTCAAGCCGTTCGTCGAGCTGGGGCACCTGAGCAAGTGGGCGATCCCGAGCCAGATCGCCCTTGTTACTGAAATTCCCAAGACCAGCGTCGGCAAGCTCGACAAGAAGCGCATCCGCGTCGACATCACCGAATGGCAGAGCAACAACAGCACCTTCCTGTCCACGCTTTAG
- a CDS encoding glycosyltransferase family 2 protein, with translation MNTEPTSSQATVPQGAPLVSIVAPCYNAGKYLEEAIHSLFAQDYPNIEVIVVDDGSTDDSLAMLRQLQQTYDFQLYAQENQGVSAALNHGLKYAKGTYVATPDLDDVMLPHSIRVRAHYLDEHPQVGCVGALIVYMDSEGRTIKEQQHDHLQVHTFDDLLRNAAVIGAPTALYRMSALRDAGFYDPQLRVQDFQITLRIAHQGYEIHELPICVTRYRRHPNNLSRKYRLMLKTDLQAIEPYRDHPGYESARTVLVHKALKYAVVEDRKEAWQLLRSIPWRHWNKTSFKRLRRLVLRLPMTRTKS, from the coding sequence ATGAACACCGAACCGACCTCTTCCCAGGCCACCGTGCCTCAGGGCGCGCCGCTTGTGTCGATCGTGGCCCCCTGCTACAACGCCGGAAAATACCTGGAAGAAGCGATCCACAGCCTCTTTGCCCAGGATTACCCGAACATTGAGGTCATCGTGGTCGACGACGGCTCCACCGACGACAGCCTCGCCATGCTCCGGCAGTTGCAGCAAACCTACGATTTCCAGCTCTACGCCCAGGAGAACCAGGGCGTGAGCGCGGCGCTCAACCACGGGCTGAAGTATGCCAAGGGCACGTACGTAGCGACCCCGGACCTTGACGACGTGATGTTGCCCCATTCGATCCGGGTCCGCGCCCACTACCTGGACGAACATCCGCAGGTGGGCTGCGTCGGCGCGCTGATCGTCTACATGGACAGCGAAGGCCGGACCATCAAGGAGCAACAGCACGATCACCTCCAGGTACATACCTTCGATGACCTGCTGCGCAACGCCGCCGTCATCGGCGCGCCCACGGCCCTGTACCGTATGAGTGCCCTGCGGGACGCCGGTTTTTATGATCCGCAGCTAAGGGTCCAGGATTTCCAGATCACCCTGCGGATCGCCCACCAGGGTTATGAAATCCATGAACTACCGATCTGCGTCACGCGCTATCGGCGCCACCCCAATAACCTGTCGAGAAAATACCGCTTGATGCTCAAGACAGACCTGCAGGCCATCGAGCCCTATCGGGACCACCCAGGCTACGAGTCGGCCCGCACGGTACTGGTGCACAAAGCACTGAAGTACGCCGTGGTCGAAGACCGCAAAGAAGCCTGGCAACTGTTGCGCAGCATCCCCTGGCGCCACTGGAACAAAACCAGCTTCAAGCGCCTCAGGCGGCTGGTCTTGCG